A single Streptomyces sp. Edi2 DNA region contains:
- a CDS encoding Ig-like domain-containing protein: MTDSQRRKGLIASATLLGGVLTLAACGGSTAADQGDGGADGPRHENTQQVDEAAAKDASQAKIKILPEDGATGAGVNNDAKVTVSAGKLTDVTLTSAESKQKVGGTLSADGTSWKPDKALDRSTKYKVTAHAKDSRGRTAVENSSFTTVAPENSFVGNFTPENGSTVGVGMPVSIKFDKPVKNKAAVQSAIKVASSSNQQIVGHWFGDKRLDFRPQEYWKAHSKVTLKLGLDGVEASPGVKGIQNKTVSFNVGHSQVSTLDSAEHVMYVVRDGELIQTLPVSAGSDDHATYNGQMVISERFEQTRMDGSTVGFKKKDGKGEYDIPDVPHAQRLSDSGTFIHGNYWGKGVFGKANTSHGCIGLEDAKGAKDPKTPGAWFYNNSQIGDVVDVVNSPDQTVKPDNGLNGWNMDWSQWVTGSAVPVQ, translated from the coding sequence ATGACGGACAGCCAGCGCCGGAAGGGGCTCATAGCCAGCGCCACGCTGCTCGGGGGCGTACTCACGCTCGCAGCGTGTGGCGGCAGCACAGCAGCTGACCAAGGCGACGGCGGCGCTGACGGGCCCCGGCACGAGAACACCCAGCAGGTGGACGAGGCGGCCGCGAAGGACGCCTCGCAAGCCAAGATCAAAATTCTGCCGGAGGACGGCGCGACCGGTGCCGGCGTCAACAACGACGCCAAGGTCACGGTCAGTGCCGGAAAGCTCACCGACGTCACCCTGACCTCGGCCGAGTCCAAGCAGAAGGTCGGCGGAACCCTCTCCGCCGACGGCACCTCCTGGAAGCCGGACAAGGCGCTGGACCGCTCGACGAAGTACAAGGTCACCGCGCATGCGAAGGACTCCCGCGGGCGCACGGCCGTGGAGAACTCCAGCTTCACCACCGTCGCCCCGGAGAACAGCTTCGTCGGGAACTTCACGCCGGAGAACGGCTCGACCGTCGGCGTCGGTATGCCGGTGTCGATCAAGTTCGACAAGCCGGTCAAGAACAAGGCCGCCGTCCAGTCCGCGATCAAGGTCGCGTCCAGCAGCAACCAGCAGATCGTCGGCCACTGGTTCGGTGACAAGCGGCTGGACTTCCGCCCCCAGGAGTACTGGAAGGCGCACTCCAAGGTCACCTTGAAGCTCGGTCTCGACGGTGTCGAGGCGTCGCCGGGCGTCAAGGGCATCCAGAACAAGACGGTCAGTTTCAACGTCGGTCACTCGCAGGTCAGCACCCTCGACTCCGCGGAGCACGTGATGTACGTGGTGCGGGACGGCGAGCTCATCCAGACCCTCCCGGTCTCGGCCGGCAGCGACGACCATGCGACCTACAACGGCCAGATGGTCATCTCCGAGCGGTTCGAGCAGACCCGGATGGACGGCTCGACCGTCGGCTTCAAGAAGAAGGACGGCAAGGGCGAGTACGACATCCCCGATGTGCCGCACGCCCAGCGCCTGTCGGACTCCGGCACCTTCATCCACGGCAACTACTGGGGCAAGGGCGTCTTCGGCAAGGCCAACACCAGCCACGGCTGCATCGGCCTGGAGGACGCCAAGGGCGCCAAGGACCCGAAGACGCCCGGCGCGTGGTTCTACAACAACTCGCAGATCGGCGACGTGGTGGACGTCGTCAACTCGCCTGACCAGACCGTCAAGCCGGACAACGGCCTGAACGGCTGGAACATGGACTGGTCGCAGTGGGTGACCGGCAGTGCGGTGCCGGTGCAGTAG
- a CDS encoding DUF2786 domain-containing protein: MLGSVRYAPDGAQAEDAIEAGASMLAAAEAGWEAVSAAVVAAAVAGVRQCWAGGWQPADLERIVRRDASGTSVTSGASDASLVAVVVDAVAADAARPPAPRPVRDTRWAEQLRQLGAEVWWASDAGYLDALAKRRRASRFETAYDLLTALRALARLPRITPLPAPPQPGRGNGPAGAAASRALGRIRGLLAKAEATDYAEEAEALSAKAQKLMARHSIDEALLDSAAAADGQAGGPSAVRIGIEGPYEQAKALLLDAVAAANRCQAVWAADVGFSTLVGFAPDLEAAEMLYTSLLLQATAAMHRAGDDHHRALKQQEQDRAPKERGGTPVARGSRRTRDFRQTFLVAYAARIRDRLGAATAAATAAATAESAEAAPGLLPVLAARELAVAQTTGALFPDTAPVRLRGVRDADGWHQGRAAADRARLGGGDGEG; this comes from the coding sequence GTGCTCGGCAGCGTCCGCTACGCGCCGGACGGTGCGCAGGCCGAGGACGCTATCGAGGCGGGCGCCTCGATGCTGGCCGCGGCCGAGGCCGGCTGGGAGGCGGTGAGCGCGGCGGTGGTCGCCGCCGCCGTGGCGGGCGTGCGGCAGTGCTGGGCGGGTGGCTGGCAGCCCGCCGACCTGGAGCGGATCGTCCGACGGGACGCATCCGGCACATCAGTCACATCCGGCGCATCCGACGCCTCCCTGGTGGCCGTGGTCGTCGACGCCGTCGCGGCCGACGCGGCCCGGCCGCCGGCCCCGCGGCCTGTCCGGGACACCCGCTGGGCCGAGCAGCTGCGGCAGCTCGGTGCCGAGGTCTGGTGGGCGTCCGACGCCGGCTACCTCGACGCACTGGCCAAGCGCCGCCGCGCCTCCCGCTTCGAGACCGCGTACGACCTACTGACGGCGCTGCGCGCGCTCGCCCGCCTGCCCCGAATCACCCCGCTGCCGGCCCCGCCGCAGCCCGGCCGGGGAAACGGCCCGGCCGGCGCCGCCGCCTCACGTGCCCTCGGGCGGATCCGCGGGCTGCTCGCCAAGGCCGAGGCGACCGACTACGCCGAGGAGGCGGAGGCGCTGTCCGCCAAGGCACAGAAGCTGATGGCCCGGCACAGCATCGACGAGGCGCTGCTCGACAGCGCCGCCGCAGCGGACGGGCAGGCCGGTGGCCCCTCCGCGGTCCGCATCGGCATCGAGGGCCCGTACGAACAGGCCAAGGCGCTGCTGCTCGACGCGGTGGCGGCCGCCAACCGCTGCCAGGCCGTCTGGGCCGCCGACGTCGGCTTCTCGACCCTCGTCGGCTTCGCGCCCGACCTGGAGGCGGCCGAGATGCTCTACACCTCGCTGCTGCTCCAGGCCACCGCCGCGATGCACCGCGCGGGCGACGACCACCATCGCGCTCTCAAGCAGCAGGAGCAGGACCGAGCTCCCAAGGAACGGGGCGGAACCCCCGTCGCCCGCGGCTCCCGCCGTACCCGGGACTTCCGCCAGACCTTCCTCGTCGCCTACGCCGCCCGCATCCGCGACCGGCTCGGGGCGGCCACCGCCGCGGCCACGGCCGCCGCCACCGCCGAGTCCGCCGAAGCGGCCCCCGGCCTCCTCCCGGTCCTCGCCGCCCGCGAACTCGCCGTGGCACAGACCACCGGCGCCCTCTTCCCCGACACCGCCCCGGTCCGCCTCCGCGGCGTACGCGACGCGGACGGCTGGCACCAGGGCAGAGCGGCAGCGGACCGGGCACGACTGGGCGGGGGCGACGGGGAGGGGTGA
- a CDS encoding response regulator transcription factor, translating to MSAEDTVAVRVLLADDHPVVREGLCAILESDPGIDVVGQAGSGEEAVTLATRLLPDVVLLDLRMGGMDGVAATGHILRQAPRSKVVIVTTYEDDSDILRAVEAGAAGYLLKGSSRAELIEAVHGAARGATVLTPSLATKLFRARAVEPPPLSARECEVLRLVSQGLTNADIGRELFIGEATVKTHLLRAFKKLEVSDRTAAVITALERGLLS from the coding sequence ATGAGCGCTGAGGACACGGTCGCGGTGCGGGTGCTGCTCGCCGACGATCACCCCGTCGTACGCGAGGGCCTGTGCGCGATCCTGGAGTCCGACCCGGGCATCGACGTGGTGGGGCAGGCGGGCTCCGGCGAGGAAGCCGTGACGCTGGCGACCCGGCTGTTGCCGGACGTCGTGCTGCTCGACCTGCGGATGGGCGGGATGGACGGGGTCGCGGCGACGGGGCACATCCTGCGGCAGGCGCCGCGCAGCAAGGTGGTCATCGTCACCACCTACGAGGACGACTCCGACATCCTGCGGGCCGTGGAGGCGGGCGCGGCCGGCTATCTCCTCAAGGGCAGTTCCCGGGCCGAGCTGATCGAGGCCGTCCACGGCGCGGCGCGCGGGGCGACCGTGCTGACCCCGTCGCTGGCCACCAAGCTGTTCCGGGCGCGGGCGGTGGAGCCGCCGCCGCTGTCCGCCCGGGAGTGCGAGGTCCTGCGGCTGGTCAGCCAGGGACTGACCAATGCCGACATCGGCCGGGAGCTGTTCATCGGTGAGGCGACGGTGAAGACCCATCTCCTGCGTGCCTTCAAGAAGCTGGAGGTGTCGGACCGCACGGCGGCCGTGATCACGGCTCTGGAGCGCGGGTTGCTGTCTTAG
- a CDS encoding sensor histidine kinase → MTAEARHAPEARVRWFGLWDSYFVICYLVTTGLLFASGASAGSEVSGVPEGGRVIAIAALTLIVPWYAGLGRPLMLRHESDRRNIVFPVGLFVLFGVATAVDLMSSFALFALIPMLMMSLATRPALVAGVLGNLVPVTILWLRGGAAGPTVLFVLLASLLGIALSALLGLWIKRVVRQNKEHAELIEELRRNREQVARLSHQAGIFAERERLAREIHDTLAQSLTSIISLVQAADSEVEGAPAVARKHLALVGRVAKESLVEARAFVADRTPASLQESSLAQALRRQADGLIAESGLLVRFAVEGDERPLPMAVNVVLLRAAQEAGANVRKHADARAVELMLRYDAGQVVLRVADDGKGFDAAAGAGAEVAAGTAAAGAAGREQERGAAGQGQGDGGGFGLRGMAARVAQTGGVLSVVSEPGVGTTVEVTVPVEETAYGAVEETAYGTGEETAYGTGAEDEAVDRAAGHRGKAADDER, encoded by the coding sequence GTGACGGCTGAGGCGCGGCACGCGCCCGAGGCGCGGGTGCGCTGGTTCGGGCTGTGGGACAGCTACTTCGTGATCTGCTACCTGGTCACCACGGGGCTGCTGTTCGCCTCCGGGGCCTCTGCGGGTTCCGAGGTTTCCGGGGTCCCGGAGGGCGGCCGGGTAATCGCCATCGCCGCGCTGACGCTGATCGTGCCCTGGTATGCGGGGCTCGGGCGGCCGTTGATGCTGCGTCATGAGAGCGACCGGCGGAACATCGTCTTCCCCGTCGGACTCTTCGTGCTGTTCGGGGTCGCCACTGCCGTCGATCTGATGAGCTCTTTCGCGCTGTTCGCCCTCATCCCGATGCTGATGATGAGTCTGGCGACCAGGCCGGCGCTGGTGGCCGGCGTTCTCGGCAATCTCGTCCCCGTGACGATCCTGTGGCTGCGCGGCGGCGCCGCGGGCCCGACCGTGCTGTTCGTGCTGCTGGCGTCGCTGCTCGGGATCGCCCTGTCGGCACTCCTCGGGCTGTGGATCAAACGCGTCGTACGGCAGAACAAGGAGCACGCCGAACTGATCGAGGAGCTGCGGCGGAACCGCGAGCAGGTGGCCCGCCTGTCGCACCAGGCCGGGATCTTCGCCGAACGCGAGCGGCTGGCACGGGAGATCCATGACACCCTCGCCCAGAGCCTGACCAGCATCATCAGCCTGGTGCAGGCCGCGGATTCGGAGGTGGAGGGCGCCCCCGCCGTCGCCCGGAAGCACCTCGCGCTGGTCGGGAGGGTGGCCAAGGAGAGCCTGGTCGAGGCGCGCGCCTTCGTGGCCGACCGGACGCCCGCGTCCCTGCAGGAGAGCTCCTTGGCGCAGGCGCTGCGGCGGCAGGCGGACGGGCTGATCGCGGAGAGCGGGCTGTTGGTGCGGTTCGCCGTCGAGGGGGACGAGCGGCCGCTGCCGATGGCGGTCAACGTCGTACTGCTGCGTGCCGCACAGGAGGCCGGGGCGAATGTGCGCAAGCACGCCGATGCCCGCGCGGTGGAGCTGATGCTCCGGTACGACGCGGGGCAGGTCGTGCTCCGTGTTGCCGATGATGGCAAGGGGTTCGATGCGGCGGCGGGGGCGGGGGCGGAAGTGGCAGCGGGAACGGCAGCAGCGGGAGCGGCCGGGAGGGAACAGGAGCGCGGTGCGGCGGGGCAGGGCCAGGGGGACGGCGGGGGCTTCGGGCTGCGGGGCATGGCGGCGCGGGTGGCACAGACCGGTGGGGTGCTGAGCGTGGTGAGCGAGCCGGGGGTGGGCACCACCGTCGAGGTGACGGTGCCCGTGGAGGAGACCGCGTACGGGGCCGTGGAGGAGACCGCGTACGGGACCGGGGAGGAGACCGCGTACGGGACCGGGGCCGAGGACGAGGCCGTGGACAGGGCGGCCGGGCATCGGGGGAAGGCGGCGGATGATGAGCGCTGA
- a CDS encoding sulfatase: MSHFTRSDQLPQEKKAPPTGDLPHDGPHSPNGPPEHARDARDAPDAVATPDAAARAAVPAPDTTATASEQKSAPEQKSAPEEKSTPARPTDHATTPDKATDHAPLPTHGWRARHPAVARAAAWTTTVLAAALVLVTLLLPNDPNRLTLAEFVRIPVEGIAGAALLLLLPQRARRWAAVLAGVVLGLLTLLDLLDIGFVEVLGRGFNVVFDWALLGDGASFLQDSIGRTGTIGVEIAAVLLVLALLVLPALAVVRLSNLMARHATRTAGTTLVLGTAWALSAALGLQIAGAPVASRSTSDLVQARMDGVSATLKDERAFAKEAASDPYHHTPGSNLLTGLRGKDVIFTFIESYGRSAVQDRLMAPGVDATLAKGTERLRAAGYSARSGWLTSATYGGGSWLGHSTFLSGLWIDNQQRYRTVTAGDHLTLTSAFKRTGAWRTVGIMPGVTKSWPEGKFYGLDHIYDSRELGYKGPKFSWSTMPDQYSLAAFERLEHGKPHDKPLMSEIILTSSHNPWAPLPKTIGWDKVGDGSVYNGIEKAGKRPVDVWQQTDKVRTEYGKSIQYSLNSLISYVEKYGNKNTVLVFLGDHQPVAKVSGDHASRDVPVAIVAHDPDVLKRISDWHWTPSLNPGHKAPVWRMDTFRDRFLKAYGSHPGPATTPPASHTGR, encoded by the coding sequence TTGTCGCACTTCACGCGCTCTGACCAACTGCCACAGGAGAAGAAGGCACCCCCGACCGGGGACTTGCCGCACGACGGCCCCCACAGCCCCAACGGCCCCCCGGAGCACGCACGGGATGCCAGGGACGCGCCGGATGCCGTGGCCACGCCAGATGCCGCCGCCCGGGCTGCCGTGCCCGCGCCGGACACCACGGCCACGGCATCGGAACAGAAGTCCGCCCCGGAACAGAAGTCCGCCCCGGAAGAGAAGTCCACTCCGGCCAGGCCCACGGACCACGCCACCACCCCGGACAAAGCCACCGACCACGCCCCCCTCCCCACCCACGGCTGGCGCGCCCGCCACCCGGCCGTGGCGCGGGCAGCAGCATGGACCACCACCGTCCTGGCCGCCGCCCTGGTGCTCGTCACCCTCCTCCTGCCGAACGACCCCAACCGCCTCACCCTCGCCGAATTCGTCCGCATACCGGTGGAGGGGATAGCCGGCGCCGCCCTGCTGCTCCTCCTGCCACAGAGGGCACGGCGGTGGGCCGCGGTGCTCGCGGGAGTCGTGCTCGGCCTGCTGACCCTCCTGGACCTCCTCGACATCGGCTTCGTCGAGGTGCTGGGCCGAGGGTTCAACGTGGTGTTCGACTGGGCCCTGCTCGGCGACGGCGCCTCCTTCCTCCAGGACTCCATAGGCCGGACGGGCACGATCGGAGTCGAGATCGCGGCCGTACTCCTCGTCCTCGCCCTGCTCGTTCTCCCCGCACTGGCGGTCGTCCGGCTCAGCAACCTCATGGCCCGACACGCCACCAGGACGGCCGGCACCACCCTCGTCCTCGGTACCGCCTGGGCCCTCTCCGCGGCCCTCGGCCTGCAGATCGCCGGTGCGCCGGTCGCCTCCCGCAGCACCTCCGACCTCGTCCAGGCTCGTATGGACGGCGTGAGCGCGACCCTGAAGGACGAGCGGGCATTCGCCAAGGAAGCGGCGAGCGACCCTTACCACCACACCCCGGGAAGCAACCTGCTCACCGGGCTGCGCGGCAAGGACGTCATCTTCACCTTCATAGAGAGCTACGGACGCAGCGCCGTCCAGGACAGGCTGATGGCTCCGGGCGTCGACGCCACGCTCGCAAAGGGGACCGAACGGCTGCGGGCGGCCGGCTACTCCGCCCGCAGCGGCTGGCTCACCTCGGCGACGTACGGCGGCGGCAGCTGGCTGGGCCACTCCACCTTCCTGTCCGGCCTGTGGATCGACAACCAGCAGCGCTACCGCACCGTCACCGCGGGCGATCACCTGACCCTCACCAGCGCCTTCAAGCGCACCGGAGCCTGGCGCACCGTCGGCATCATGCCCGGCGTCACCAAGAGCTGGCCGGAGGGCAAGTTCTACGGCCTCGACCACATCTACGACTCCCGGGAGCTCGGCTACAAGGGACCCAAGTTCAGCTGGTCGACCATGCCCGACCAGTACAGCCTCGCCGCCTTCGAGCGCCTGGAGCACGGCAAACCGCACGACAAGCCTCTGATGTCCGAGATCATCCTGACCTCCAGCCACAACCCCTGGGCGCCCCTCCCCAAGACGATCGGCTGGGACAAGGTCGGCGACGGCTCCGTCTACAACGGCATCGAGAAGGCCGGCAAGCGCCCCGTGGACGTGTGGCAGCAGACCGACAAGGTGCGCACCGAGTACGGCAAGTCCATCCAGTACTCCCTGAACAGCCTCATCTCGTACGTCGAGAAGTACGGCAACAAGAACACCGTGCTCGTTTTCCTCGGCGACCACCAGCCGGTCGCCAAGGTCTCCGGCGACCACGCCAGCAGGGACGTCCCGGTCGCGATCGTCGCCCATGACCCCGACGTCCTGAAGCGCATCTCCGACTGGCACTGGACGCCCAGCCTCAACCCCGGCCACAAAGCCCCGGTCTGGCGGATGGACACCTTCCGCGACCGCTTCCTGAAGGCCTACGGCTCACACCCCGGCCCCGCCACCACACCTCCGGCCTCCCACACCGGCCGCTGA
- a CDS encoding phosphorothioated DNA-binding restriction endonuclease: MDWVERVGNLRQWAQNGARAPHKPLLMLYALGRFQHVPQQPMRYSEIEHELSELLRDYGPTHRTSPSYPFHHLVSDGVWEVRTDSGDGSPGTGVRALRESGARGRLAAGLRGALAADPALLGQLAQLLLDRHFPPSAHPDIAAAVGLDLETAEGIPVASGTVPGRRRAAELRRRVLIAYEYRCAFCGFDGSIGRVPVGLEAAHVQWWAFRGPDELANCLCLCSLHHKLFDRGVLGLDPGRRITVSQEFIGHSRAAREHVLGLSGQAVVGPQRGSAEVAPDYITWHTAQVFRGEPRVPESV; this comes from the coding sequence ATGGATTGGGTGGAGCGGGTGGGGAATCTGCGGCAGTGGGCGCAGAACGGAGCGCGGGCGCCGCACAAGCCGTTGCTGATGCTCTATGCGTTGGGGCGGTTTCAGCATGTGCCGCAGCAGCCGATGCGCTACTCCGAGATCGAGCACGAGCTGAGCGAGCTGCTGCGGGATTACGGCCCCACGCACCGGACGTCGCCCTCCTATCCGTTCCACCATCTCGTCAGTGACGGGGTGTGGGAGGTGCGTACCGACAGCGGGGACGGCAGTCCGGGGACAGGGGTGCGGGCGCTGCGGGAGAGCGGGGCGCGGGGGCGGCTGGCCGCGGGGCTGCGCGGTGCGCTCGCGGCTGATCCGGCGTTGCTCGGGCAGTTGGCCCAACTGCTGCTGGACCGGCACTTCCCGCCGTCGGCCCATCCGGACATCGCCGCGGCCGTGGGGCTCGACCTGGAGACGGCGGAGGGGATACCGGTCGCCTCCGGGACGGTCCCGGGGCGTCGGCGGGCGGCCGAGCTGCGCAGGCGGGTGCTCATCGCCTACGAATACCGGTGCGCCTTCTGCGGCTTCGACGGTTCGATCGGCCGGGTGCCGGTCGGGCTGGAGGCCGCCCACGTCCAATGGTGGGCCTTCCGCGGGCCCGATGAACTCGCCAACTGTCTGTGCCTGTGCTCACTGCACCACAAGCTGTTCGACAGAGGGGTGCTGGGCCTGGATCCCGGCCGGCGGATCACGGTCTCCCAGGAGTTCATCGGGCACAGCCGGGCCGCGCGCGAGCACGTGCTCGGCCTCTCCGGACAGGCCGTGGTCGGGCCGCAGCGGGGCAGCGCAGAGGTCGCCCCCGACTACATCACCTGGCATACCGCGCAGGTTTTCCGTGGTGAGCCCCGGGTGCCGGAGAGCGTTTGA
- a CDS encoding GNAT family N-acetyltransferase, whose product MITSGENHGYELSMDPDRLDVELVHRWLSTDAFWALGRTRETVEESVRGSLNFALYDAGGNQAAYARVVTGLGTWLATAVRDHLAPYRLKRVLLSTLDAHQVYAKAGFVPVPNPENFMILNAEG is encoded by the coding sequence ATGATCACGAGCGGTGAAAACCACGGGTACGAGCTCTCTATGGACCCGGATCGCCTCGACGTGGAACTAGTGCACCGATGGCTCTCGACGGACGCGTTCTGGGCCCTGGGGCGCACCCGGGAAACCGTCGAAGAGTCGGTGCGCGGCTCGCTGAACTTCGCCCTCTACGACGCCGGCGGCAACCAGGCCGCTTATGCTCGCGTGGTCACGGGACTTGGGACGTGGCTTGCGACAGCAGTTCGCGACCACCTTGCCCCCTACCGGCTCAAGCGCGTTCTCCTGTCGACCCTGGACGCGCACCAGGTCTACGCGAAGGCCGGATTCGTCCCGGTCCCGAACCCCGAGAACTTCATGATCCTCAACGCCGAGGGGTGA
- a CDS encoding alpha/beta hydrolase, translating into MSLSGIVPRGGCGARRGFLGWAGILAVSTLCMTACGASTTHSSVSANAGAETATSFGRLVDIGHGRMMYLECHGSGSPTVVLVPGLVAAADTWSYVTGPGGGRKPSSSAVYPSVGRFTRVCSYDRPGTVRENGKFTTSSTVAQPTTARGDVADLHALLKAAKVPGPYVLAGWSAGGPIVRIYAGEYPHEVSGLVLVDAESEFLQSRLTPQQFGTFLALIRNDDKKRIAQWKDVERQSPAIVFGQVRGAPTVPKIPVVVLTGDEFDADAFRARLPVHAPADFPQVFWRAQRASQRDLAQQFPGAQHITKTRSDHNIQNNRPQLVTDAVREVVEKARRRPSGMPTS; encoded by the coding sequence ATGAGTCTTTCTGGCATCGTCCCCCGGGGTGGGTGTGGCGCGCGAAGAGGTTTTCTCGGGTGGGCCGGAATTCTGGCCGTATCGACGCTGTGCATGACGGCCTGTGGTGCATCTACCACGCATTCTTCCGTCTCGGCGAACGCCGGCGCGGAGACCGCGACGTCGTTTGGGCGGCTGGTCGATATCGGGCATGGCCGCATGATGTATCTGGAGTGCCATGGCAGTGGGTCGCCGACCGTCGTGCTCGTACCGGGGCTCGTCGCGGCCGCGGACACCTGGAGCTATGTGACCGGACCGGGCGGCGGGAGAAAGCCCAGCAGTTCTGCCGTATATCCCTCGGTGGGGCGGTTCACCCGGGTCTGTTCCTACGATCGCCCGGGAACGGTGCGGGAGAACGGGAAGTTCACCACGTCGTCGACGGTCGCACAGCCCACCACAGCACGCGGTGATGTCGCGGACCTGCACGCACTGCTGAAGGCAGCCAAGGTACCCGGCCCGTATGTGCTTGCGGGATGGTCGGCTGGCGGGCCGATCGTCAGGATCTATGCCGGTGAGTACCCGCATGAGGTGTCCGGTCTCGTCCTCGTGGACGCCGAGTCGGAATTTCTGCAATCGCGGCTCACGCCGCAGCAGTTCGGCACCTTTCTGGCACTGATCCGTAACGACGACAAGAAGCGCATCGCCCAGTGGAAAGATGTGGAAAGGCAGAGTCCCGCGATCGTCTTCGGGCAGGTGCGTGGCGCGCCGACGGTGCCGAAGATCCCGGTGGTCGTGCTGACCGGGGATGAATTCGACGCCGACGCGTTCCGTGCCCGGCTGCCGGTTCATGCTCCGGCGGATTTCCCGCAGGTCTTCTGGCGGGCCCAACGTGCCTCGCAGCGAGATCTCGCGCAGCAGTTTCCCGGCGCGCAGCACATCACCAAGACACGGAGCGACCACAACATCCAGAACAACCGGCCTCAGCTCGTCACCGATGCGGTGCGCGAGGTTGTGGAGAAGGCTCGTCGCCGGCCGAGTGGTATGCCTACGTCCTAG